A segment of the Populus nigra chromosome 12, ddPopNigr1.1, whole genome shotgun sequence genome:
CTTATAAGCTTAGTCAATGATGTATTCTTTACTTCTAGGTACTCAGACATTCCATTAGAAGAAATTGAGAAGGTTTGTCCTGCATGTCGCGGGATCTGCAATTGCAGGGGCTGCTTACGAGGAGATAATATGGTAAAGGTATTTCACTCATGGATTGAAGGGACCTTGTTTTTGTTACACTGTTAAGTTTCTTATGTTTCATGAACAAATTGTGTTGGGATTGCCTTATTCAATGATGATTTCCCCCCTATGTTTTTAGGTAAGAATACGGGAAATACCTGTTCTTGACAAGTTGCAATATCTCCACTGCCTATTATCTTCAGTGCTTCCTATAGTTAAGCAGATCCATCAAGAACAATGCTTTGAAGTAGAGCTTGAACAAAGGCTGCGTGGTAAGATGCTTTTGATGATTTAGTGGCATCCGGAATTTAAACTTTCTGTATGACTTTTTCCCTGTTCTGTGACTAATTGGGATATTAATTATCCAGGAACTGATATAGATCTTGTCCGGGCCAAATTGAATGCAGATGAACAGATGTGCTGGTATCGTAGAAAACTTATGCTCTGCTTAACCAGTTTCTGTCACTTTCTTCTTTACTTTGTATATGAAATGAAGTCAGGACCTTggtctttatttgttttaaaaacaagtcTTACAATTTGATGAGCCACAACACACGCTTCTTCATTTCAAGAATTGTTgttcattgtaatttatttgtCCTTTTGCAGCAATATATGTAGGATACCCATTATTGATTATCATCGGCATTGTGCAAATTGCTCTTATGATCTGTGCCTTCATTGCTGTCAAGATCTTCGAGGAGCATCTAAACAAGGTGTTGAAAATGAAATGGATGATAATCAGATTGATGGGAGAAGTCAAGACAATGAGACTCCATTAGAACCAGTGAGAGAACCACAAGTAAGACTAAAGTTATCAGATAAGTACCAAGGCTGGAAGGCAAACAATGATGGCAGTATTCCATGCCCTCCGAAGGAGCACGGTGGTTGTAATTACTCATCATTGAACCTAAGCCGTATTTTCAAGATGAATTGGGcagcaaaacttgtgaaaaatgTGGAGGAAATGGTCAGTGGCTGTAAGGTTTATGATGCTGGCACCCCACAGAAATCCAGGTTGAATGATTCCACACTCTGCCAGTATGCTCACAGAGAGGACAGTGATGATAATTTCTTATATTGCCCCTTATCTGAAGATGTAAAAGCTGATGGGATAAACAAGTTTAGAAAACACTGGGTTCGGGGTGAACCTGTTATTGTGAAGCAGGTATTTGACAGCTCATCCATATCAAGCTGGGATCCAGTGGCTATTTGGAGGGGGATCCGGGAAACATCagatgagaaaaagaaaggtgaaAACCGAACAGTGAAGGCCATAGATTGCTTACACTGGTCTGAGGTGTGTTTTCCTTAACTTTTGCTTATATCAGGTGTATggctcttctttcttcttaacGTCagtaaataatttgatgttgtgTTAATCTCTTTGATTGTCTTGACAAGTGGTTTTCTGTGTGACAGGTTGATATTGATCTTGATCAGTTTATCCGAGGATACTCAGAGGGACGAATCAGGGAAAATGGTTCACCAGAGATGTTGAAGTTGAAGGATTGGCCTTCCCCCAGTGCTTCTGAAGAGTTCTTATTATACCAGAGACCTGAATCTATCAGTAAACTGCCTTTCCTTGAATTTATCCATTCAAGGGTGGGTGTTCTAAATGTTGCTGCAAAGTTGCCTCATTACTCTTTGCAGAATGATGTAGGACCCAAGATTTGTATATCTTATGGGAGCCATGAGGAGCTCGGTGGGGGTGATTCTGTAATCAAACTTCATTTCAAAACGCGTGACATGGtaagttttatttgttattaaatagGTATTGTAACACTTTCAACTTGCATGGTACTACTGTTCcttcttgaaattcatattgGAGATTTAAAATCTGGCTCCTCTTTTGTAATTTAGCATTTATGGTATTCAAgctttgaattaaaatattgcATGTGAGGTGTCTTTAGAACAGATATCTTCTTAATCTCATTGATAtcctaaatttaatatttatggttcacaaataaattatttgtatttctaacattttttcgAAGCAATTATTTTACAAATTCAGCTGGTTTTGAGTGCCCAAGTGCTGCTGTGGCCATGCCTTGTATAGAGAGCCCACATGGATTATTTAGTGGTTGTTTGTTATATTCTCTGCAATTTCACTTGTCCAAGGTGACAGGAATTAATATGGATTGACATTGCTGAGGCACATGCAGGTGTATCTATTGGTGCATACATGCGAAGCAAAGACAAAAGGTAGCCAGGAGAGTAGCTCAATTGACCCAGAAAAAAGCTTGGATGATGGAAGGTTGCCTGATATATCACTCGATGGACATGATATACAGGATGAAGTGAAGACAGCTGCAGATAAGGATGAGAAAATGGAGGATCAAGAGGTTGCTAATACCACTAGTATTGAAGACATTGACAGAATTGAGGATCATGGGGCTGAAAGAACCACAGGTGTTCAAGAGGTTGAAAGATTGGAAACCACCAGAGTGGAAGAGGTTGAGGGAATGGAGGATCAGCAGTTTAAGAAAGATAGTGAAGATATCCCTGTAGAGATTTGTCCAGGAGTTAGTTGGGATGTCTTTCGTCGGCAGGATATTCCAAAGTTAATTGATTATTTGAGAACATGCTATAAGGACCTTTGGAAGCCTGACAACATGGTGAATGATTTTGTAAGTTCACCTACTGAGCTTTGGAAATCTACCTTGTATTTTAGTTAAGCCAAATGGCTTATGTAACTTGCATGCTGCTGATCTTATTATTGGGATCTCAGGTCACAGATCCCCTTTATGACGGAACAGTTTTCCTAAATGCGTTTCATAAGAGACAATTGAAGGAAGAGTTTGGTGAGTAACATTAGcatttctttagtttttaaaatagaacAGATTTAGGAGTCAGCTCTTTGATCTTCCTGCATGTTTATGGTTTTTCTGTTAACATAGTGAGGCATCTGAGCttctaaccatttttttttgtcttcataGACCTTTCTActgtttattttgttaatgtatgGTGTATTCGACTTTCCTCCTTGATTTGCATGTGTATTCATATGCTGTGAATGGGTGAATACCATGAATTGCACTGTTGAAAAGTCTTAACGGCCAATAATTAGTTCTCTCTGACTGTATTTGATCTTATCCCCTTTTGCATACCCCAAGAGACACCAGGAATACTGCTTTGGTGGGGAGTGcacttaatttgtatatttccttttttatgcTTTCCTTATATGCatttttaagatgaaaattatatttctccTCAGGAGTTGAACCATGGTCATTTGAACAACATTTGGGGCAAGCTGTATTCGTCCCAGCTGGATGCCCTTTCCAAGCGAGGAATCTTCAGGTAAACTTGTTGTGATTAATTAGATTTCAAAGTTGGATAAATACATGTCTCCAGAACTTCTAATTGTAAAGACaatgttaaaacatttagactacaatgatgaaaacatgtttttttttttaatttgattttcaaatggTTGGGATGTTAACTGATAGTGTGAATGTATGGTCTATGATTTTGCCCTAATTAGATCAAGTTTCATTAACACTCCAAAGTTGCAATAAATTCATCCTTATCCATTGAAactcaaaaaggaaaaaaaagttcttcCTTGAGGAGATGATTTTAATTGTGGGTTCCAACTAATGTTGTTGCAATAGGGCTGCTTCTTTCCTCTACAAAGGAATGTTTTAGGCCCTCTTCAGGTTAGGGATATATTTATCATCGAACAATGTGATAAAAAGGGTGCTTTAGTAGTTTGGGGGAAAGGCACATGCTAGAAAAAACAACACCCGCCAATAGCCAGTAATATAGTTGGTTTTCTTTCGTTCTTTCTTCCCCAATTTTTGAAGTCTTAAGTGTTGctgattttcaaaattttataaaactaaaagttTCCTGAACcaaagatatttatatttagagtGGTTCGAAAATTACTTGCTTGAATTAAGTAAAATTATGCAttataattgtttctttttttttcttcttgtaaatTTGCAGTCCAATGTTCAGTTGGGCCTTGATTTCTTATCTCCTGAAAGTCTGGGGGTGTCTGCTAGATTGGCAGAAGAAATTCGCTGTCTTCCAAATGACCATGAAGCAAAACTTCAAGTTTTGGAGGTCAGGCTCTGGAATCTTTCTTCAATAACattcaatgcttttttttccttgaaattctttcactattttttttcttgttcttttgtcaTCCAGCCACCAATTCTTTGGTTTTCCTGTCAGTGAATTTCTTAATCTTCTATTGGGTTTTCATACAGGTGGGTAAGATGTCACTCTATGCTGCTAGTTCAGCCATTAAAGAAGTCCAGAAATTGGTGCTTGATCCTAAGTAAGCAAAAcagcttaaatttttatatttattgcttattgtcattgttttgaaatttcatatCTTTCTGAAGACAAATGAAAGTGAAATTACCATTTGTGGGTTGACATTTGGAGCAAGGTTTGAGACAAGACAGTGGAGTGTGCTCAAATTTTCCCTAATATTAATCATACATGATTCTTGCTGTATTTTTCTGGAGTTTCTTGGACATTTATAGAATGGCTGCCTTGTCCCATCCTTTTCTCTTTACTTTGAACGTTAAGAATCATACAAGTTTTTTTGCAGACTTGGTGCTGAAATTGGATTCGAGGATCGCAATTTAACTGCAGCAGTTGCTGAGAACTTGGAGAAAGGTGCTAAGCCAAGACAGATAAGCTGTTCTTAAATTGGTGTACATTACTTGTAATTTagatatagaaaaattattttgtttaggtGGCCGACATGCTGCCTAAGGGAATTTAAATGCATAAATGTATTTGTATGTAATCTTAGTCATTATGATTAGTGCCTCAGTGTTTGACATATCATGGCAGTTGTAATATGCAAAGTTTGAGTGAAAGCTAACTAGTTTTAAGTCATTTCTGTTTGATTGATGTTGAATTGCAAGCTGTTCACTCTTTTCAATAAATGATCTTGAAATTCAAGTTCCTCTGGTCTTAGCgttttcctccttttctttacCGAACCAGCAGATGAATTCAGTATAAACAAAAGCTTTAACTTGTTGCCACAGTAATGTAGAATAGCCTGTGTACTTTTGAAGCCAATCGCACAAAGGATGACCTCATGTTCCTCTGTTAATACGTTTGATAATGCTCCTGGACTAGCTGCCTTGAAATGAATCTGCGATCCTATAGGAGTCTGTTTTCACAATTGGCCATGCTGATTCTGGTGTTTGTGCATTTAGGGTGTATACTCTACCATCACGAGCACAACGAACTGCTACTTTATGCCGCCAAAATGTGGGGCTCTCAACTCTGAATTCCAGCCTGTAGTAATTAACCTGCCTTGATAGAATCCTCTCGTAAACTTGATTCTGTCAAAGTTCCTTTCATATCTGGGTGTGGTCCTGTGATTGTCCGAACAACAGCTTCTCCCACCTCCTTTGGCCCTCCAAATGCTTCAATCCTACACAATCAAAGACGAATCTTCCTTGCACACTGATTGAGGTTATTGCTCGCTAGAAAGCATGATATGCGACCTCTAATTTTGAAAGCTTGGATATTAGCATCACTTGTCTATAGGTTGAACAGCCCAGAGGGGCCGGTGAAACAATGACAACATTGACTTCACCTCATGAACCCGGGGGCCCAACCGGTGCATTCACATTCTTGCGCTGACAATCACCAGATTTCCCACTAATCAGTGGAGGTGGATCAAATGATCTCTCTCATATTCTCGTTTCCTCAGCTGCTCGATAAAGTAGCCTTTGATCTCCAACCTAAGTTTCTGGGTATatgaattacttttaaaaaaatcattcatagTGTTAGAAGAACACATCAATTTTACAGGTAAGCGAGAAATcatgttaaacaaaaaaacttcaGTGACAAATTCATATAACAGAACCTCCCAaccaaatccttcatttttttcGATCCATCGGTTATACCCTCCAATTGATAAAGCAAAGCAAGAGTTCGACCACATTGCGGCAATGATGATCCGAGAAGAAAACTTGTAATCCCACCAAAATTTGCACCAACTGCTACCAGAGAAGCTGAACCAACATCAACTAGTAGCGGCCTCTGAGATGTCAATGCCAAATGTGTAAATTGGCTGGAGGCCTAGGCACCCCTCGAAAACACTCTCTTTCCTATCCCCAGATGTTCGAGTCATGTAAATCTTGAGGATGGAGATCTTTTTGCATGCTAGAAAGTAACGCTCCAATGCCATTGTCTATGCTATTCCAGCTGTGCAGCACCGTAGCTAGCTCATTAACTTTTAAGGTTGTTCCCATCACCTTTTTGGGCGTACCAGGTATTGTTTGATTGGGAGTAGTGCAAGTTGAGACTTGGAGAGAGTGGGAGAGGAAGGAAGACTTGCCCGTTGACAGTGATGATGCCATTAAATTTTTGGTGGTTTCCATTTTGCATGCTTACAAGGAAATACTCCAGAGCCATACAAATTTCCCAGTCCAGCCTCTAATGTGTGGAAATGCTATGGGTATGGACCTGTGGTGGCGCACTGGTCCATGCATAAAGTATACCTATTCTGGTCATGGAAAAAAGCTGAAACCCTTTTGTGGGCTCCcttaatttgaatatttgatGGTCTAAAAGTTGATCTGGGCTCACACTCCAGTTCTGCTGACCTTTTCAACTATCCAATTGGATTGGATGCCTTACCTTCGAGGATTTGACTAAAATCACCACCTTTTTGTATACAcatctatagtttttttagccactggatttcatttttttcttcttgctaaCAGCTTGAGTTTCAAATCTAATggctaaaaataaacaaattcttCACTTTTGACTCTGTGATTCCTAAATCCAAAAAAGAATGTGTATATGAAAATGTGATGAACAGGTAATTGGGGATTTCAGAGGCCAATATATTGGTGGGTGTCTACAGCTCAATTTTCAGAACCGAACaaaaattttcttattcttctagCTAGACGTCCATGATTAGACCAATtcatatctatttttgttaGGAGCACCTACGTACCTACTATAccttgttaatataataatgtttagagtataaatataataattaggCCAGGCATTAATTTCAGTAACCTACAGAATTCACAGGATAAATAAGAGTTTTGGAAAGAAAATCTATTTGATCTTCTACTCATATCAAAGTTGCTAATGTTGGGCCAAAAATCCTCAACACCTTTGCTTGCTCTTTAGCGAAACACTTGAGGTTCTTCCCTTGCTTGAAGCAGTaacttgaagagagagagagagagagctaatTAAAGAAGTGAAGATAGAAATCATTACAAGTAGTACCTAGATGTAGCCTGtaggagaaaaagaaattttgtttattctttttcaaACATCCCACATGGGTTTCTTTAGTGCTGTTGCTTGCTCAAAGTGGTTCAGCCCTTGCATTCTTGGATGACTAATTCCTCTAGTAAACTCCATTTCTTGATGATTATGCTGTTGATGCAGATTCCTTTGTCTAGATCCTCCCAACCCCAAGAAATCAACAGTCATTACATCCCCAGTACTAAATCTTGATAAACCACTTGGATTAGCTCCAGTACTTGTTGGACTACTTAAACCAGGATTTGAATTTGCACCTTGAAAAACATTCTCATTGTTGCTACTAGCATGCTCCATAGTCTTAAAtaatgaattgttttgatctaaAACTGCACTGAAAATCCCCATGTCATTCAATACTGAGTTCTCAACCCCACCATTCGCACTGAAAAACTGGTTAGCATATCCATCGTCACCACCTATCACATGAGATTGGTCATTTTGGGTATGCATCGTACCAAAAGTTGGGGGTGCCATGCTTGTGACAAAGCTCTTTTGCATCATGGGAGGGCTCACATTATTACTACTTGCAGTCGCACCCATCTGAGCTGCTTTTTGCAACAATGCTGTCGCTGACATTGATGCCGAGCCAGATAAATTATGAAGGCCGTTTCCTTCAAAGATTGTTGATGAATTTGCATTCAACTGAAGGGATGGTGACATGCTTCTTGAACCACCAAAAAGGCCTGTGGTGCCATTTGAAAACATGCTTCCCGATGAGGGTTTAGGTGGTGTCGGCATGAGTTCTTGAGGTAATGACAGTGGGTTCTTAGCATCTAGATGGTTAAAACTAGACATCATGGTGGATTGGTTTGGATTATTGTTGATGGCCATGGAGGGTATGAGGTTGGAGACTTGGCCTTGTAAGTTTGGTTCCATGTTGGGCATCAATCCTTGATTTGCTTTGGTATTTTCTTCAGCTAGGGCATCGCAGAAAGCCCTATGAGTAATGAAACTATCCCTCCTGCATGGTAAAACAACCAGACCCTGTTAAGTCAAGCCTCGCTATCAGTACTAAAAAAGAAACCCAAGTATTTTTACATATGAAAATAATTGCTGTGCGAGAGACTCTATGGTCATGCAAATATTGAATTAGTCTTTTCAATATATTAATACGATCATGGCAACTACATTTATGATAAATAATTAAGCCGAACGAGAGCTTAATTTAAGGTATGATTAAGACTTTAGGGTGAAATAATGATTTCATAATTGCATATATATAGTCAAACAAAGACTTCAAGCAAAGCTAGGAGTGTTGTCAAGCCATAGCAActaaattcatatataaaacaatGTGGACCCACATGATGACCAATCAATGCGCTAAACCAAGAGACCATTAATTAACCAATGTTGTAATCCTTAATTATTCATGCACAGGTAAGTACTGGTGTATGAGTCTCTGACTAATTCGTTTTTTTGgcaattaattaagattaagtAAGGAATTAGTGATCAATGCAAAGTTTATAAACCTGGAGAATATGGTGCCACAATCACATTTGTATTCCTTGGTGCCACAAGTCTTTACATGAGCTTTCCAATCCGACTGCACTGCATATTTCTTTGAGCATTTATCGCATTTCCACTTCTTTTCTCCATGTTTTCGACAAAAATGCTTCTTAATCCCTGTAAGATCGCCTAATGCTCGAGCCGGATTGTGATGGACACATGAAGGTTCTGGACAAACATAAACCCTTTTTCGGATTTCAGCAGTTGTTCTTTGCTTTAGCTTCCATGGTAGATTATGGCCACGCCGATGCAATTGAAGATTCTGGTCCCTTTGGAATCCTTTGTTGCAAATCTCACATACAAATCGATTTGTAGCCATAAGAGTGTTTGGTGATAGAGCAATAACTTCAGCACTGGGATCTGCCGcatatttcatgttttaaaaaaaaaaaaaaactgttaggCCAATTTTACATGAATTTCCTTCGGATATATACTCCAAGTtcttgatgaaaatatttttaccaaACTGAATAATTAGAAGAAGGATAGTATTTTCAACAAACTAATTGAATTAACTTAAGCATAATTATTGCTCATATCGTGTTTTTCACTAGTGCTATGGTTAATCCAATACTAACAGGCACAAAAAGGGGAGCTAGCAGATTTCTTGGCACACTGCATACGATGATTAACCTATGTATTTTTTGGTTAGATTCTTGATTCTTGGACAACATTACAGATAAGACAATCATAAAACATGAGAAATTAACTGCAAGAAACATGAGTAGTGCAGCAAAACCAAGTAAGAGAAAGAGTGATGAAACCAAAGATATTCCATGAAGGATTATAAGTTTGCCCTTGTCtgaaacagttaaaaaaaacaagacaggaAAGGGCGGTAGCTAGGCAAACCAACAGTCCAATGCAATGATTGAGATCCTAGCCAATAATTGAACCCCATCAACCACTTATACACACCAataattctccatttttttgtAAGCCAAATAGCCATAAAAAAACCCTCTCTCCCCACCACCAAGATAAGCAAAAACCAATAAAGAAAAcctaaaaagaaagggaaaagacCATTTTTTGTGTGGATCTCTTGTGAGGAGCTGAATCTGCAATAAGCCACTCAGTTTCCCTTTTTGTTATCAtccaaaaagataaataaaaagtagctatgaactataaaaaacaatctcatATATagtacaaaaacaacaaaaaacaacaacaacaagtcTCCAATGCTCTGAGAACTCATCAGATCATCAAGACTGCTATAGTACAAGACAGTAAAAGTTAACCAAGAACAAAGTTAAAACTAAGAgattcaaaatcaagaaacaaaacatATTATCTTCTTTAAATTAATCATCTCTAACTACTTCAAGGAAATAATATATGGTTGAGGTGAATACACACCTGGATTTCCTGGGAGATTTCTTTTCCTCTTGAGCGGAGGTTGTTGAGTGATAGTGGAGCCATTGCtgttagcagcagcagcagcagcacttGAGTTCAAGTGAACTTCATCTGCACCAGTACCCCCAGAAGAGAAGCTGCCAGTGCCATCACCTGTGGTATTTGACATTGAAGTGGAGAGAAATACGATAAGAAGTAGTAGGATTTTTATTGAAGATTTAACcctttttgtctttctttctcttttgctcaccaaactttcttgttttctttctctcttacaACTTCCTTGTTTAGGTAGAAGATGTGTTGTTTAGcacttaaaacaaaacaaaaacaaaaacatggaaGTTGGGGATTTGTTTGTAACTTAGAGGAAGACAAAAACCAGGAAATTCTCCTTCATTTCtggtaaaaaagaagagatagtGATCAGCCTTTGTCACTAGGAGAGAACATGAGAAGGATCAGGTCATCTTTGGAGGcatcttataaatatatattaatattttttttttgaaatactaTTTGTCTTGCCCCTGGTTTTGTTGAGTATTAAGGTATTGCCCTTGCTTTCAAGATTTAAATCTTATATACAAGATCAAGTCAAACACATCCACAGAAATATTATTCTTTTCTAGCTACTATTCTTCCTCGATGGATGAGTATACTATGGGACAAATATCTATTCcttgaagctttttttttaatttcttaattagatATGtgaatggaatttttttttaattctttatattATAATACCATGTTTCATAAATAGATTTATATCAAACTTATATAAAGTGACAAATGAAAGGAATGGATAGCTAGATAGATTTAACTCAATGAGTgcaattaaagttttaatgtACTTAATTATTCAGAATAATCAACATGGTAAGAAGTATTTTAAGTTTGTATTTCTCATGCATACTACCATGTTaagtttaattctaaaaaaattcataaaaaataaattttatgtgaaaTCAAATAGTCTAAATACGAATCAAACTACttaaaaatccattaaaaataaacttaaaataaattttaagagggAAATGCAATTCTTCCAATTTTTCAAAACTGCACataatgtttatatttatttatttatttatttatttattaaaaaatagaattccaTGATTCAAAAAAGGCTATTTATGTAACATTTAGATACTAATAAGTGCTAAAAATGTCTATTTGAtgctatattattttaaatttgaattcacAGAAAGGTTATGagaaatatatttgtattaataTATTAGTTTGAATATAGATCACATATGCTCGAAAcgtgatcaaaattaaatttaacatgCAAAATATATATGACCTGAgattaaaaaccaatttaaacgTATTAAacgttaatataaaaaaaactgcttATATTGTATAATCTGAGATTAATTAGTTTCTGAAATTCTTATCAATCTCGGGGGCAATTAAGGTATTTTGAGGTGTCCATGTCCCCctaactaatttatttttggacATCATTACGGCTTCCGATTGAAACCTTGTCTGCTTGTGTTGATATTTctctgaaaataattttgttccGAAAATGCCATTCCATGCATTAAAAACAACAGAAAAGCCACTACGGAAGTAGCCGCCAAGAGCAGTGAAATCACCAAAGTAGCCTCGTCCGTCACGGGTGGGCAGTAGGCACTGATCAAAATCCTTCTCGAAAAGGACCCAACAACGATTCAAAAAATTCTCCTCCTTCACGTGCATGGGTACTCAGATGATGTTTCTTGCAAAAGCAAGGGTAAATTTTGTCCAGGAAAATGTCTTTATCAAGAGGATGATGGGATGGTGAGGCAGACGTGCCTCATATGGCTTGGAAATTCAGACAGGTAATTAATTAAGggagattttattaattagagaGAGAGTGTTTATTAAAAAGTCATCAAAATTGCTATAATTAATAATGCTTGCAGGGAAAGTATTTTGATAACGAACCTCCacgatgatgatgattaatGGTTTTGCTTCCAAAATATTGTGAGATTTTGATTCGTGCGTGAACTTAAACTTCATAGCTATATATTACGTACCCTTTATTCATCCGAcgaattaattagtttaaaaaactcataatttaaaatttaatttagcaacctagttgattttattaaatttaactggttaactctaatatttttttaaaaataaagtgatactattttaataaaaataattgcttcaatttaatttaatgattttcagTTGACTCGGTGACCTTatgacaagatttttttagttaattaatcctgaactaaatctaaatattatcCTTAAGCTAGTTGCAACTTATTTAGATTTAActagtttaatttattaatgttatctTGAGTTTAATTTTCAGATGAAGTGATGTAAATATCTTGAGTATAATTGCATGGAAGGAATGTTATTCGATCGTGGAAAGAAAATACAGAAAATTAAGGGTTAAATATATATGTGGGTAAACATAGAAATTACCCAGTCTCATCCAAACTATGTTTAGTCACCATCCTATGGCTAGGCTCTGTGTTGAATATTGTTTGCAGTACTGATGCGTGCATATGCAGATCTGAAACTAGCTAGCTGGTCATAAATTACAGTTGCCTTGCCTCTTGGACTCTACAATGGCTTCCTTTTGTGCAGCCTGCCGCAGAAGAACAGTAACTATTTTTAACCCTCCTTCATCTCTCGGTTTTAACCTGGAGTATTATTGTACGTAACGAATTAAAGCAATGTGCATGGTGATGGGACTTGTGCATGGCTCACTATTTGGTATTGTAAACATGAGGAATATTGGTTGGTATGTGTCTATATCTACAAGCAATATTGTGGTGTTGACATGGTAGGAAATTTAATTTCGTAAGGAATTGTTGGGAAATCAACTCAACtcgattttgtatttttaagttctttcatgaattctaatttgttccataaaaaattaacaccttcaaataaaaaatctaaacttaAACCCGACTTTATTCATCATTTGAAACACTTgatttatataaagaaaatacgCAGAAAAAAACCGAATTAGATATGTATTCTAATTTGATCTACATTattcaaactaataaaaaaattaatactttcTTATGGAAAATCCCAACTTGAACCCAACTTGATTCACgttaaaaatacttgaaaataaaaaacgaattagtgaatttgatctttttcatatttattttcttaattaaccaAGTGGGATTTTTAGTTTCTCAAG
Coding sequences within it:
- the LOC133669744 gene encoding E3 ubiquitin-protein ligase JMJ24-like isoform X5 translates to MQAPMLLKTLVGKLVISAGGMTEIVLLGVSNVTREVFVIAVSQNDIPLEEIEKVCPACRGICNCRGCLRGDNMVRIREIPVLDKLQYLHCLLSSVLPIVKQIHQEQCFEVELEQRLRGTDIDLVRAKLNADEQMCCNICRIPIIDYHRHCANCSYDLCLHCCQDLRGASKQGVENEMDDNQIDGRSQDNETPLEPVREPQVRLKLSDKYQGWKANNDGSIPCPPKEHGGCNYSSLNLSRIFKMNWAAKLVKNVEEMVSGCKVYDAGTPQKSRLNDSTLCQYAHREDSDDNFLYCPLSEDVKADGINKFRKHWVRGEPVIVKQVFDSSSISSWDPVAIWRGIRETSDEKKKGENRTVKAIDCLHWSEVDIDLDQFIRGYSEGRIRENGSPEMLKLKDWPSPSASEEFLLYQRPESISKLPFLEFIHSRVGVLNVAAKLPHYSLQNDVGPKICISYGSHEELGGGDSVIKLHFKTRDMVYLLVHTCEAKTKGSQESSSIDPEKSLDDGRLPDISLDGHDIQDEVKTAADKDEKMEDQEVANTTSIEDIDRIEDHGAERTTGVQEVERLETTRVEEVEGMEDQQFKKDSEDIPVEICPGVSWDVFRRQDIPKLIDYLRTCYKDLWKPDNMVNDFVTDPLYDGTVFLNAFHKRQLKEEFGVEPWSFEQHLGQAVFVPAGCPFQARNLQSNVQLGLDFLSPESLGVSARLAEEIRCLPNDHEAKLQVLEVGKMSLYAASSAIKEVQKLVLDPKLGAEIGFEDRNLTAAVAENLEKGAKPRQISCS